The genomic segment CCAGACCGACGGATCATAGGCCGCGTCATAGATGCGGCCTATCGCGGCGGATAGGGTCTCGTGGGAAATGGAATATCCCATAAAGCCTTGCAATAAAAACAATCAGCGGGCGATGAATTTATCACAAGCCACGACTAAAGCATCGGACAAACGTCGTATAAATACTTAAATAATAACACGATAGGCCAAGTCAGAGCTGACGAGCGGCCCTTAAGCGCTCGGCACGGCCGGATTGAGCTGCTCCATGACGCGCTTCTGCACCGAGGCGAGATGGGCGCGCATGGCGCGGTCGGCCGCTTCCGGATCACGCCGCGCGATGGCTTGCGCGATGGCGCGATGCTCGTTGTCACGCACGGCGATGCGCTGGGGCGTGCTGGGACGATTGCTACTGCCAAGCCGCACGCGCGCATCGCTCGAAACCTGCCGCAGCAGGCTATAGAGCGAGGCGGCGAGTTTGTTGCCGGACGCGGCAGCGATCATTTTATGGAAGGTTACGTCCCAGGCGCCGCTGTCGACATCGTTCGCCGTGGTCGCCGCTTGTTCGATCCGCGCGATTTCCTGCGGCGAAGCTCGCAGCGCCGCCAACCGCGCTAGGAACGGCTCGATAGCGATGCGCATTTCGATCACTTCCATCGGATTGGTGGCCTGCACCAGGCTCTCGCCATTGTGGCCGACGAGCGGTTGGCGCTTGGCCCGCGCCGGCTCCAGCTCGCCCTGGGCGCGCAGGGACTGCAAGGCGCGGCGCAACTGATGGCGCTTGACCGCGAGCGTCTCGGCCAGATCCCGTTCCGACGGCAGCTTCTTCTTGGCCACCACCATGGCGCGGATGGTCTCCTTCAGCTCTTCGATATCGTCATCCGGCTTCAGCGCGCGGGCGCGTTTGGAAGCAGAACGGGAGCTGGACACAATCGCTGTCATGAAGACGGTCTTTGAACCTTGAGAAATTGAAGCCTGGAGCCGACCGGAATCGATCTCCGTTGAAATTAAAAGATCGGCGCAAAGCTGGACAGGCACGCTGGTGAACCTACCCCGCAATTTGTACATCGAGCGCCTCATTATCTCAACCAAAAATTTTGGTTGAGATTACGAAAAACAACTCAGCAACATTTTCATTTGCCGAAATAGCGCTGAAACACCGATATTTTATGGTTTTGCATCGCATCAATGCAATGTGCACTGCAATGATGCACAGGCGTCCAACATTTGACCAATACGATTGGTTATTTTTGGTTGACCAAAACTGGTTGCGTGAACTAGCCTGACGTCATTCAGCGAGAGGCTAACGGGAGGCCCGCATGTCCAGCACTGTTCTGTTGCGCAACCGTGATGTGGAACTGAAGGCGCTTTACGACGATGTCGCCGCCAACCACATGTTCCCCTTCTGGGCGACGTCAGCCGACGTCGCCCACGACGAA from the Beijerinckia sp. 28-YEA-48 genome contains:
- a CDS encoding FCD domain-containing protein, with the translated sequence MTAIVSSSRSASKRARALKPDDDIEELKETIRAMVVAKKKLPSERDLAETLAVKRHQLRRALQSLRAQGELEPARAKRQPLVGHNGESLVQATNPMEVIEMRIAIEPFLARLAALRASPQEIARIEQAATTANDVDSGAWDVTFHKMIAAASGNKLAASLYSLLRQVSSDARVRLGSSNRPSTPQRIAVRDNEHRAIAQAIARRDPEAADRAMRAHLASVQKRVMEQLNPAVPSA